One part of the Mycolicibacterium aromaticivorans JS19b1 = JCM 16368 genome encodes these proteins:
- a CDS encoding nuclear transport factor 2 family protein produces the protein MSDRITDVHAIRDVVVRYCRGIDRLDFDLVRQAYHDDGIDHHTGFDGTADEYVSWVSKSLEYLSGTMHFIGNHHVDFVDQDAAISETYLMATHWGPPGSGRRANFTTGARYVDLMERRDGRWAVAERWAVREWTRPDLFVAPEQPGPRGTRDADDPLYVLMKRFGL, from the coding sequence GTGTCTGACCGGATAACCGATGTCCACGCGATCCGCGATGTGGTCGTCCGGTATTGCCGTGGCATTGATCGCCTCGACTTCGACCTGGTGCGGCAGGCCTACCACGACGACGGCATCGACCATCACACCGGCTTCGATGGAACCGCCGACGAATACGTCTCGTGGGTGAGTAAGAGCCTCGAATACCTCTCCGGAACAATGCATTTCATCGGCAACCACCACGTCGATTTCGTCGATCAGGACGCCGCGATCAGCGAGACCTACCTGATGGCAACGCATTGGGGCCCGCCGGGCTCAGGCCGGCGCGCCAATTTCACCACCGGCGCACGCTACGTCGACCTCATGGAGCGCCGTGACGGTCGGTGGGCGGTCGCTGAGCGCTGGGCGGTGCGGGAGTGGACCCGTCCGGACCTGTTCGTGGCCCCGGAACAGCCGGGACCCCGCGGTACCCGCGACGCTGATGATCCGCTGTACGTCCTCATGAAACGCTTTGGCCTGTAG